In Leptospira stimsonii, the following proteins share a genomic window:
- a CDS encoding flagellin — translation MIINHNLSAINSHRALKFNELAVDKTMKALSSGMRINSAADDASGLAVSEKLRTQVNGLRQAERNTEDGMSFIQTAEGFLEQTSNIIQRIRVLAIQTSNGIYSNEDRQLVQVEVSALVDEVDRIASQAEFNKFKLFEGQFARGSRVASMWFHMGPNQNQRERFFIGTMTSKALKLVKADGKPIAISSPGEANDVIGLADAALTKIMKQRADMGAYYNRLEYTAKGLMSAYENMQASESRIRDADMAEEVVSLTTKQILVQSGTAMLAQANMKPNSVLKLLQQL, via the coding sequence ATGATTATCAATCACAACCTGAGCGCGATCAATTCGCATCGTGCTCTAAAATTCAACGAGCTTGCTGTGGACAAGACGATGAAAGCTCTGTCTTCCGGCATGCGGATCAATTCCGCGGCGGACGACGCTTCCGGACTCGCTGTTTCCGAAAAGCTACGAACCCAAGTGAACGGGCTTCGTCAGGCTGAAAGGAACACCGAAGACGGGATGAGCTTCATTCAAACTGCCGAGGGTTTCCTCGAACAGACGTCGAATATCATTCAGAGAATCCGGGTGCTCGCCATCCAGACCTCGAATGGGATCTACAGCAACGAAGACAGGCAGCTTGTGCAGGTGGAAGTATCTGCGCTGGTGGATGAAGTCGATCGAATCGCTTCTCAAGCTGAATTTAATAAGTTCAAGCTTTTTGAAGGTCAATTCGCGAGAGGATCCAGAGTCGCTTCTATGTGGTTTCACATGGGACCGAATCAAAATCAGCGTGAGAGATTTTTTATCGGCACGATGACTTCGAAAGCCCTAAAGCTTGTAAAAGCGGATGGGAAACCGATTGCGATTTCTTCTCCGGGAGAAGCCAATGATGTGATCGGTTTGGCTGATGCGGCTCTTACGAAGATCATGAAGCAGAGAGCGGATATGGGAGCTTATTACAATAGGCTTGAATATACCGCGAAGGGACTGATGAGCGCATACGAAAATATGCAAGCATCGGAGTCCAGAATTCGAGACGCCGATATGGCGGAGGAAGTTGTCTCGCTGACCACAAAACAAATATTAGTGCAGAGTGGTACGGCAATGTTGGC
- a CDS encoding AMP-binding protein, producing MDILHHTKSKTTEELLQKENWKEILYSILPESANPLFVFPNEMIPGASIWSYLKLWKEFYRELNLSSGEVIGIHLPTDSSFLGSFLAGLWEDLSVACIPFGKGSLDSSIVSLRPKWIVTLDEDSNESLKQIGYERVLNSSVPDSRAHLFRRIAFSREISDNVRLFLKSSGTSGAQKWVGLSDSSIFHNLRTHLEAFPKKGSTVGSVLPWTHSFGLVLDFFPSLLRSSTVIKYVSSSFDLEECFEFLNSFPIRHLSGVPSFFSRIRNLPGGSEFLESLESGIVGGAPISSSLAKHLRNTKLRVGYGQTEAGPGITLGEPGDFDFGYLGKPVRCEVKIDSESGSLLFRGKNASSLEIDSSGCVNYFFPEEWRATGDIVRKESDGYFFIGRTTDHFKLQNGTFLSPFPIESSITELLDLPWAFVFQSQDLKTICILPDDTSPERKDRILSGWKETFPWIEELFFAPQDIVSFSAKGEILRSISKSNVERWLHS from the coding sequence ATGGATATCTTACATCACACAAAATCGAAAACGACAGAGGAGCTCCTCCAAAAAGAGAATTGGAAAGAGATCCTCTATTCGATTCTTCCGGAAAGTGCGAATCCTCTTTTCGTTTTTCCGAATGAAATGATTCCCGGCGCTTCGATTTGGTCCTACCTGAAACTCTGGAAAGAATTCTATAGAGAACTGAATCTTTCTTCCGGAGAAGTGATAGGAATTCATCTTCCAACGGATTCTTCTTTTCTGGGTTCGTTTCTCGCGGGTCTCTGGGAGGATCTTTCTGTGGCGTGTATTCCCTTTGGGAAAGGATCACTCGATTCTTCGATCGTTTCGTTGCGTCCAAAATGGATCGTCACCTTGGACGAGGATTCGAATGAAAGTTTGAAACAGATCGGATACGAAAGAGTTCTAAATTCTTCCGTACCCGATTCAAGAGCTCATCTTTTTAGAAGGATTGCATTCTCAAGAGAGATTTCGGATAACGTGCGTCTCTTTCTCAAAAGCTCGGGCACAAGCGGTGCGCAGAAGTGGGTGGGTCTTTCCGATTCTTCCATTTTTCACAATTTAAGAACGCATCTCGAAGCCTTTCCAAAAAAAGGATCCACGGTTGGTTCCGTTTTGCCTTGGACTCATTCGTTCGGGCTGGTTCTTGATTTTTTTCCCTCTCTTCTCCGTTCCTCGACGGTGATCAAGTATGTATCCTCTTCCTTCGATTTGGAAGAATGTTTCGAATTTTTGAATTCCTTTCCGATTCGGCACCTTTCCGGAGTTCCTTCTTTTTTTTCAAGAATCCGGAATTTACCAGGTGGTTCCGAATTCTTAGAAAGTTTAGAATCCGGTATCGTCGGCGGAGCTCCAATTTCTTCCTCACTCGCAAAGCATCTTCGAAACACAAAACTCAGAGTCGGATATGGACAAACGGAAGCCGGTCCCGGAATCACGTTAGGAGAACCGGGGGATTTCGATTTCGGATATTTGGGTAAGCCAGTCAGATGCGAGGTGAAAATCGATTCGGAATCGGGCTCGCTTCTTTTTCGGGGAAAGAACGCTTCTTCGTTGGAGATCGACTCTTCCGGGTGTGTAAATTATTTTTTTCCGGAAGAATGGAGAGCTACGGGGGATATCGTTCGTAAGGAATCGGACGGTTATTTTTTTATCGGGCGAACAACGGATCATTTCAAATTACAGAACGGTACATTTCTTTCCCCCTTTCCGATCGAATCTTCGATTACCGAACTCTTGGATCTTCCCTGGGCTTTTGTCTTTCAGTCGCAGGACCTAAAGACGATCTGCATTCTTCCGGACGATACATCGCCCGAAAGGAAGGATCGAATTCTTTCCGGATGGAAAGAAACATTTCCCTGGATCGAGGAACTTTTCTTTGCACCGCAGGACATCGTTTCGTTTTCGGCTAAGGGTGAAATTCTTAGATCCATTTCAAAATCAAACGTAGAAAGGTGGCTTCATTCATGA
- a CDS encoding aromatic amino acid ammonia-lyase — protein sequence MKTVSFGPDQPLLPEDIESFYKSFEKDGGIRVILSEKGKTVVEESRLRFEELVSNGEPVYGTTTGFGPFVRFESNSDTTKQAESLLNHLGVGFGKFAPEKIVFSTALLRLSTLAQGFSGIRPETWFAYSNILMQRDLPSIPEIGSLGASGDLIPLSFLGRIFLNNASIRTDTGTVSSEEYRKRNKIPDRILESREALAFTNGLSFSQSYAIFALVNAERVLSNLETLVGIVYALLGANKSHLRSELHEARLHPGQIVSAKNILTVALCFSDSRSSKNLQEVYSLRTAPQVIGAVRDQLKESRNMLQLEIQGVDDNPLFFREKDGASFAVHGGNFQGQHLSFLSDRINTSVVQCAILAERILDLLIDPNRNGGLPLLLSPQPGAESGVAGVQLTATALLAELRSNSGNFANYSIPTNGGNQDIVSMAGLASRKAYEQTLLASGCLASLWIALGQYDFLFSNSSSLNRNLKPEMKSKFFLPDFEPIRRDRPLWEEIRSLSDFFLEREIFPNS from the coding sequence TTGAAAACTGTTTCATTCGGACCGGACCAACCTCTTCTACCGGAAGATATCGAATCTTTCTATAAGTCCTTTGAAAAGGACGGAGGGATTCGAGTCATTCTTTCCGAGAAGGGAAAAACCGTCGTCGAAGAATCGAGACTTCGTTTCGAAGAATTGGTTTCGAACGGAGAACCGGTTTACGGAACTACAACCGGGTTCGGTCCTTTCGTCCGTTTTGAATCCAACTCCGATACGACAAAACAGGCGGAAAGTCTTCTCAATCATTTAGGCGTCGGCTTTGGGAAATTCGCACCGGAAAAGATCGTATTTTCAACGGCCTTACTTCGTTTATCGACTCTGGCCCAGGGATTTTCCGGAATTCGTCCGGAGACTTGGTTTGCATATTCTAATATTCTAATGCAGAGAGATCTTCCTTCTATTCCCGAGATCGGGTCCTTGGGCGCCTCGGGGGATCTGATTCCTCTTTCCTTTCTCGGAAGAATTTTTCTAAACAATGCTTCGATCCGAACGGACACGGGAACAGTTTCCTCGGAGGAATACAGAAAAAGAAATAAAATTCCGGATCGTATCTTAGAATCCAGGGAAGCTCTGGCGTTTACTAACGGACTTTCCTTTTCCCAATCCTACGCCATTTTCGCGCTCGTAAACGCGGAAAGAGTTCTTTCCAACTTGGAAACTTTGGTCGGAATCGTCTATGCACTCTTAGGTGCAAATAAAAGCCACTTACGATCGGAATTGCACGAAGCACGTCTTCATCCCGGACAAATTGTAAGCGCAAAAAATATTCTTACCGTTGCGCTCTGTTTTTCGGATTCTCGCTCTTCTAAAAATCTTCAGGAAGTCTACTCGCTCAGAACGGCGCCGCAAGTGATCGGAGCGGTTCGGGATCAACTGAAAGAATCTCGAAACATGCTTCAACTCGAGATCCAAGGTGTGGACGATAACCCTTTGTTTTTTAGAGAAAAGGACGGCGCTTCGTTCGCGGTTCACGGAGGAAATTTTCAGGGACAACATCTCTCCTTTCTTTCGGATAGAATCAATACGAGCGTGGTTCAATGCGCGATCTTGGCGGAACGAATTTTGGATCTTCTCATCGACCCGAACCGGAACGGAGGTCTTCCTCTCTTATTGTCTCCTCAACCGGGTGCCGAAAGCGGCGTTGCTGGAGTTCAACTCACGGCTACGGCGCTCCTCGCCGAGTTACGTTCGAATTCGGGAAACTTTGCGAATTATTCGATTCCTACAAACGGAGGAAATCAGGATATCGTTTCGATGGCGGGACTTGCAAGTCGGAAAGCCTATGAACAAACTCTTCTCGCGAGCGGTTGTTTGGCTTCACTTTGGATCGCATTAGGACAATATGATTTTCTTTTTTCAAATTCTTCGTCTTTGAATCGAAATCTAAAACCGGAAATGAAATCCAAATTCTTCCTTCCCGATTTTGAACCGATCCGAAGAGACAGACCCTTATGGGAAGAGATACGATCACTTTCCGATTTCTTTTTAGAAAGAGAAATTTTTCCGAATTCTTAG
- the pdhA gene encoding pyruvate dehydrogenase (acetyl-transferring) E1 component subunit alpha, translated as MNSPKTKKETQDLYELYKQMLLIRRFEEGAAKSYSTGKIGGFCHLYIGQEAVGVGSIAALKEQDYIVSTYRDHGHALARGLDPNALMAELFGKKTGISKGYGGSMHFFDKEKHFMGGHGIVGGHISLAAGIAYAAKYKGTDAVTICFFGEGAANIGSFHEGMNLAAIWKLPLVMICENNHYAMGTPEYRALSVKDVSVRAGAYDIARDHIEGDEVRKVRAHVSVAVERARRGEGPTLMEISTYRFRGHSMSDPAKYRTKEELDRYKQSDPLLKAKDDLLHAEWKEEELEKLDIDLQAKVEEAILFAEKSEEPPLGWLYKNVYAENV; from the coding sequence ATGAATTCACCAAAAACCAAAAAAGAAACCCAAGACCTTTACGAACTCTACAAGCAGATGCTCCTCATTCGAAGATTCGAAGAAGGGGCGGCAAAATCCTATAGCACCGGTAAGATCGGAGGTTTCTGCCATCTCTATATCGGTCAAGAAGCGGTTGGAGTCGGCTCCATCGCGGCCCTCAAAGAACAAGATTACATCGTTTCCACCTATCGAGATCACGGACACGCGCTCGCAAGAGGTTTGGATCCGAACGCACTCATGGCCGAACTCTTCGGAAAAAAAACGGGAATCTCCAAAGGTTACGGAGGTTCCATGCACTTCTTCGATAAAGAAAAACATTTCATGGGTGGACACGGAATCGTAGGAGGACATATCTCACTTGCGGCCGGAATCGCCTACGCGGCTAAATACAAAGGAACGGACGCGGTTACGATTTGTTTTTTTGGAGAAGGTGCCGCGAACATCGGGTCCTTCCACGAAGGAATGAACCTCGCCGCGATCTGGAAACTTCCTTTAGTGATGATCTGCGAAAACAATCACTACGCGATGGGAACTCCGGAATACCGAGCACTCTCCGTAAAGGACGTTTCCGTTCGAGCGGGCGCTTACGATATCGCAAGAGATCATATCGAAGGAGACGAGGTTCGGAAGGTGCGAGCTCATGTGAGCGTCGCCGTGGAACGAGCTCGTCGAGGAGAAGGCCCGACTCTGATGGAAATTTCCACGTATCGTTTTCGAGGTCATTCGATGTCCGATCCCGCGAAATACAGAACCAAAGAAGAATTGGATCGATATAAACAGAGCGATCCGCTTTTGAAAGCAAAGGACGATCTTCTTCACGCGGAATGGAAGGAAGAAGAATTAGAAAAACTGGATATAGATCTCCAGGCAAAAGTGGAGGAAGCGATCCTTTTCGCCGAAAAGAGCGAAGAACCGCCGTTAGGTTGGCTTTATAAAAACGTCTACGCGGAGAATGTCTAA
- a CDS encoding flagellin → MIINHNLAAINSHRVLKFQNNEVAKNMEALSSGMRINRAGDDASGLAVSEKMRTQVKGLRQAERNTEDGMSLIQTTEGYLQETNDIIQRVRVLAIQSSNGIYSAEDRQMIQVEVSQLVDEIDRIASQAEFNKMALLQGDFARGSRTSSMWFHIGPNQHQRERVYIATMTAKSLNLIKADGSLLTLSTAEFANDSIGVLDDALMKINKQRANLGAYFNRLEHASKGLMVAYENIQASESRIRDTDMAEETVAFTKNQILVQSGTAMLAQANVRPQSVLQLLR, encoded by the coding sequence ATGATCATCAATCACAACTTAGCCGCGATCAACTCCCATCGCGTTCTGAAGTTTCAGAACAACGAAGTAGCGAAGAATATGGAAGCTCTCTCTTCCGGTATGCGTATCAACCGCGCCGGTGACGATGCTTCCGGACTCGCCGTTTCTGAAAAAATGAGAACGCAGGTAAAAGGTCTCAGACAAGCTGAGAGAAACACCGAAGACGGTATGTCTTTGATCCAAACTACGGAAGGTTATCTGCAGGAAACGAACGATATCATTCAGAGAGTTCGGGTTCTTGCCATCCAATCTTCTAACGGAATCTACAGCGCAGAAGATCGCCAGATGATTCAAGTTGAGGTTTCTCAGCTCGTGGACGAGATCGATCGTATTGCTTCTCAAGCAGAATTCAACAAGATGGCTCTCCTTCAGGGGGACTTTGCAAGAGGTTCTAGAACTTCTTCCATGTGGTTCCATATCGGACCGAACCAGCACCAAAGAGAAAGAGTGTATATCGCTACAATGACTGCGAAATCTCTCAATCTTATCAAAGCTGACGGTTCTCTCCTGACGCTGTCTACCGCTGAATTTGCAAATGACTCTATCGGGGTTCTGGACGACGCTCTGATGAAAATCAACAAACAAAGAGCGAACCTCGGAGCATACTTCAACAGACTGGAACACGCTTCCAAAGGTCTGATGGTTGCTTACGAAAACATCCAGGCTTCAGAGTCGAGAATCAGGGACACAGATATGGCAGAGGAAACCGTTGCGTTCACTAAGAATCAGATTCTGGTTCAATCAGGAACAGCAATGCTTGCTCAGGCTAACGTAAGACCTCAGTCGGTTCTCCAGCTTCTTAGATAA
- a CDS encoding dihydrolipoamide acetyltransferase family protein, which translates to MAKIAEMTQLSPTMTEGKIVRWLKKNGDSVSPGEIMAEVETDKAVMEMEAFESGVLLEILAPEGSLLPVGSPVAIIGKQGEDISALVETAKKAIPTKKEPASTSNPPPTSTSNASSDISQSVTLPVKSQVSASTPSSGKESIDTGLQNSPGHKNVSREKKEFLERTNAGAPIKASPLAKTLALQNGVNLDEVIGSGPGGRIIKRDILSFQESGGKKGIGFVKRQDRKLELTGMRKTIATRLAHSTSTIPHFYLTMEVDADPIDKLRNSINKDLKLEGHERISVNDLILKACSLCLKEVPEVNSSWREDHILEHGRIDIGVAVSIDGGLITPYVRNADQKTITEISHEIKELASRARERKLKQGEYTDGTFTVSNLGMFGISSFTAVINEPEAAILAVGALVEKAVIRDGNLIAGKTLTVTLSCDHRVVDGATGARFLSSFREFTEHPLRLLTG; encoded by the coding sequence ATGGCTAAAATTGCTGAAATGACTCAACTCAGTCCGACGATGACCGAAGGAAAGATCGTCCGTTGGCTCAAAAAAAACGGAGATTCCGTTTCTCCTGGTGAAATTATGGCGGAGGTGGAAACCGATAAGGCGGTCATGGAGATGGAAGCCTTTGAAAGCGGAGTTCTTCTTGAAATTCTCGCTCCCGAAGGATCTCTTCTTCCGGTTGGATCCCCGGTAGCGATCATCGGGAAACAAGGAGAGGACATTTCCGCGTTAGTCGAAACCGCAAAGAAAGCGATTCCTACAAAAAAAGAACCTGCATCGACTTCAAACCCTCCGCCGACTTCAACTTCGAACGCGTCCTCCGATATTTCCCAATCCGTAACGTTGCCGGTAAAGTCACAGGTCTCCGCTTCCACTCCTTCTTCCGGTAAAGAATCGATTGATACCGGTTTACAAAATTCTCCAGGACACAAAAACGTATCCCGAGAAAAAAAAGAATTTTTGGAACGTACAAACGCGGGCGCTCCGATCAAGGCGTCTCCACTTGCAAAAACTCTCGCACTTCAAAACGGAGTCAATCTAGACGAAGTGATCGGCTCCGGTCCCGGGGGAAGAATCATCAAACGAGACATTCTTTCCTTTCAAGAATCAGGAGGAAAAAAAGGGATCGGTTTTGTAAAACGCCAAGATCGGAAATTAGAACTCACCGGAATGAGAAAGACCATAGCGACAAGACTCGCGCATTCCACTTCCACAATTCCTCATTTTTATCTTACGATGGAAGTCGACGCGGATCCGATCGACAAGCTCAGAAATTCGATCAACAAGGATCTAAAACTCGAAGGTCACGAGAGGATCAGCGTCAACGATCTCATTCTCAAGGCTTGTTCTTTGTGTTTGAAGGAAGTTCCCGAGGTCAATTCTTCTTGGAGAGAAGATCATATTCTCGAACACGGAAGAATCGATATCGGTGTCGCGGTTTCGATCGACGGCGGCCTCATCACTCCTTATGTTCGAAACGCGGATCAGAAAACGATAACAGAGATCAGTCACGAGATAAAAGAACTTGCTTCCCGAGCAAGAGAAAGAAAACTCAAACAGGGGGAATACACGGACGGAACCTTTACCGTCTCCAACCTCGGAATGTTCGGAATTTCTTCCTTCACTGCGGTCATCAACGAACCGGAAGCGGCTATCCTTGCGGTAGGCGCTCTTGTGGAAAAAGCGGTGATTCGGGACGGGAATCTCATCGCCGGAAAGACCTTGACGGTCACTCTTTCCTGCGATCACAGAGTTGTCGACGGCGCCACCGGAGCTAGATTTCTTTCTTCATTTCGAGAATTTACGGAACATCCCCTTCGCCTACTAACAGGTTAA
- the fliG gene encoding flagellar motor switch protein FliG: protein MDKESASGARKEKIRKSALLLLSLNKEDAAKVLSKLDDSMIEEIILEMAQIKTISKKEKEDVLLEFKNSVLPGEGEIKGGMDAAREILQHSMGKEKAENILGKLSRKDIEDDFSFLSEAEPGVLAGLLQHESPQTIAVTLAFMTPKKAADILKFFPGELQASVAYRLANTTKTHPDAIKEIARVLKKKYEQRDRSEYSEAGGAEALANILNHMDKSQEENILKELEANSPELAKQVKEKLYTFEDVLGLDQKEMRILINRLSDDETLSMALRGSGDELRNHFLNAMSRNRAAEIMDMMDIRGKLTLREINDARNIVLNLVRELEEEGTIFVKKDGEEYI, encoded by the coding sequence GTGGATAAAGAATCAGCTTCCGGTGCAAGAAAAGAAAAAATCAGAAAATCAGCGCTTCTCCTCTTGTCGCTGAACAAAGAAGACGCCGCCAAGGTTCTTTCCAAATTAGACGACTCGATGATCGAAGAGATCATCCTCGAGATGGCGCAGATCAAGACCATCTCCAAAAAAGAAAAAGAAGACGTTCTATTAGAATTTAAGAATTCGGTTCTGCCCGGTGAAGGGGAAATCAAAGGTGGAATGGACGCCGCGAGAGAAATTCTCCAGCACTCCATGGGAAAGGAAAAAGCGGAGAATATTTTGGGAAAACTTTCCCGAAAAGATATCGAAGACGATTTTTCCTTTTTAAGCGAAGCGGAACCGGGAGTTCTCGCGGGTCTTCTCCAACACGAATCTCCTCAGACGATCGCAGTCACTCTCGCCTTTATGACTCCAAAAAAAGCCGCCGATATTTTAAAATTCTTTCCGGGGGAATTGCAGGCCAGTGTCGCCTATCGTTTGGCGAACACGACAAAGACCCATCCCGATGCGATCAAAGAAATCGCCAGGGTCCTAAAGAAAAAATACGAGCAGAGAGATCGTTCCGAATACAGCGAAGCGGGCGGAGCGGAAGCCTTGGCGAACATTCTCAATCACATGGACAAATCCCAAGAGGAAAACATCCTCAAAGAACTCGAAGCAAATTCTCCGGAACTCGCAAAACAAGTCAAAGAGAAGTTATACACCTTCGAAGACGTTCTTGGTCTGGATCAGAAAGAAATGCGGATTCTTATCAACCGACTAAGCGACGACGAAACCCTGAGTATGGCACTTCGAGGCTCCGGAGACGAACTCAGAAATCACTTCCTAAACGCTATGTCCAGAAATCGCGCTGCCGAAATCATGGATATGATGGACATCCGGGGAAAACTCACCTTACGCGAAATCAACGACGCAAGAAATATCGTTCTCAACCTGGTCCGAGAATTGGAAGAAGAAGGAACGATCTTTGTGAAAAAAGACGGGGAAGAATATATCTAA
- a CDS encoding pyruvate dehydrogenase complex E1 component subunit beta — protein sequence MGILTYREALNRAMCEEMDKDPNIFLMGEEVGHYDGAYKVSQGMLAKYGERRVIDTPISENGFAGVGIGAAMVGLRPIIEFMTWNFSLVAIDQIINSAAKMNYMSAGQFPIPIVFRGAGGAGGRLAAQHSQSFESWYAHIPGLKVIAPYSPADAYGLLKTSIRDNNPTIFIESEVLYGSRGEVPEQEYSIPFGKADLKREGSHITIVSWSRALMYVLPAAERLAKEGISVEVLDIRSIRPLDEEAIYASVAKTNRALIVEEGWEVAGFGSQIAYLIQKNAFDHLDAPVERITQEDVPMPYAANLEKASLPSEEKIIAKVREMLE from the coding sequence ATGGGGATCCTCACTTACAGAGAAGCGCTCAACCGTGCGATGTGCGAAGAAATGGATAAGGATCCGAATATCTTTCTTATGGGAGAAGAAGTCGGACACTACGACGGAGCCTATAAGGTTTCGCAGGGAATGCTCGCGAAATACGGAGAAAGAAGAGTGATCGATACACCGATTTCCGAAAACGGCTTCGCGGGAGTCGGAATCGGAGCGGCGATGGTGGGCTTACGTCCGATCATCGAATTTATGACCTGGAACTTTTCCCTCGTCGCGATCGATCAGATCATCAACTCGGCCGCGAAGATGAATTATATGAGTGCGGGACAATTTCCGATTCCGATCGTATTTCGAGGAGCGGGTGGAGCGGGTGGAAGACTCGCCGCTCAACATTCCCAGTCCTTCGAAAGTTGGTACGCACATATCCCCGGTCTCAAGGTCATCGCACCCTATTCTCCCGCTGATGCTTATGGACTTTTAAAAACTTCGATTCGGGATAACAATCCTACGATCTTTATCGAGAGCGAAGTTTTGTACGGAAGTCGCGGAGAAGTGCCGGAGCAGGAATATTCGATACCTTTCGGAAAAGCGGATCTCAAACGAGAAGGTTCTCATATAACAATTGTTAGTTGGTCTCGCGCTCTGATGTATGTTCTTCCCGCCGCGGAAAGACTGGCCAAGGAAGGAATTTCCGTGGAAGTTCTGGACATCCGCTCCATTCGTCCTTTGGACGAAGAAGCCATCTACGCTTCCGTTGCGAAAACGAACCGAGCCTTAATCGTGGAAGAAGGCTGGGAAGTCGCGGGATTCGGTTCGCAAATCGCATATTTGATTCAGAAGAATGCGTTCGATCACCTGGACGCTCCTGTCGAAAGAATCACACAAGAAGACGTTCCCATGCCCTACGCCGCCAACTTGGAAAAGGCTTCTCTTCCGAGCGAGGAAAAGATCATCGCCAAAGTTCGAGAAATGCTCGAATAA
- a CDS encoding PAS domain-containing protein, giving the protein MGTESMIQRLQEQAAFWAKSMIRFVEDETVSKIDGLSRAEIDSLPYGVIQVDDQGKILIFNRFESEKANVPVKDAEGKTFFTQVAPCTNNAIFWGSFEKGVKLGEMDLIFPYTFTYKMRPTPVVVHLYKSKASKKNWIFVKWK; this is encoded by the coding sequence ATGGGAACTGAAAGTATGATCCAACGCTTGCAAGAGCAGGCCGCATTCTGGGCAAAGTCCATGATCCGTTTTGTGGAGGATGAAACGGTTTCAAAAATCGACGGTTTGAGTAGAGCGGAGATCGATTCGTTGCCTTACGGTGTGATCCAAGTAGACGATCAAGGAAAAATTCTGATCTTCAATCGATTCGAATCCGAAAAAGCGAACGTTCCAGTAAAAGACGCGGAGGGAAAAACATTTTTTACTCAAGTCGCGCCTTGCACGAACAATGCGATTTTTTGGGGGAGTTTTGAAAAGGGCGTCAAACTAGGGGAAATGGATTTGATCTTTCCTTATACCTTCACGTATAAGATGCGACCTACCCCGGTTGTCGTACATCTCTACAAAAGCAAAGCTTCGAAGAAGAATTGGATCTTCGTAAAGTGGAAGTAA